The Aureispira anguillae genome contains a region encoding:
- a CDS encoding Crp/Fnr family transcriptional regulator codes for MKALQQTIDQLIHLNDTEWSALSALFQPKQLQKKTYFANCGEYASQFALVETGVLRAFYRTDTGEEYNKTFFSPNTFVGAYASLITGNKNLIDIQCLTDCTVWIADYPSFTKLFDAYPKIERIARLLAEQYFIQKEKREIHLVTLEAKERYQVFQTEHPHLEQLIPQYHIASYLGISATQLSRIRAAK; via the coding sequence ATGAAAGCACTCCAACAAACTATTGACCAATTGATCCACTTAAATGATACGGAATGGTCTGCTTTATCGGCATTGTTTCAGCCTAAACAATTACAAAAAAAAACTTATTTTGCCAATTGTGGTGAATATGCCAGCCAATTTGCTCTAGTTGAAACAGGCGTATTAAGAGCCTTTTATAGAACCGATACGGGTGAAGAATACAACAAAACTTTTTTTAGCCCCAATACTTTTGTTGGGGCTTATGCTTCTTTGATAACGGGTAATAAAAATCTAATTGATATTCAGTGCTTAACAGATTGTACCGTATGGATCGCCGATTATCCGTCCTTTACAAAGTTATTTGATGCCTATCCCAAAATAGAACGTATTGCACGGTTATTGGCAGAACAATACTTTATTCAAAAAGAAAAGCGAGAGATTCATTTAGTAACCCTAGAGGCCAAAGAACGCTATCAAGTATTTCAAACGGAACACCCCCATTTAGAACAATTAATTCCTCAATATCATATTGCCTCTTACCTTGGTATCTCAGCCACTCAGTTGAGTCGTATTCGAGCTGCTAAATAA